CTGACCACGCCCGGCGGCGCCGAGGCGATCGCCAAGGCGCGCACGGAGTTCGACCCGTCGGTGCTGATCGGCGCCGGCACGGTCGTCACCGCCGCCCAGGCCGACGAGGTCGCCGCCGCCCGCGCGGGCTTCGTCGTCACCCCCGGGATCACCCGCGGCGCCCACCGCAGCGTCGAGCTCGGTCTGCCACTCCTGTGCGGCGCCCTCACTCCCACCGAGATCATCGCCGCCCTCGACCTCGGCGCGCTGGCGGTGAAGATCTTCCCCGCGAAGGTCTACGGCCCCAGCTACTTCCGCGAACTCCGCGGCCCCCTTCCGGGCGCACCCCTCATCGCCGTCGGCGGCGTCGACGCCGCGATCACACCCGAGTACCTCGCCGCCGGCGCTCTCGCCGTCGGCGTGGGTTCCCCGCTCCTC
The Kribbella italica DNA segment above includes these coding regions:
- a CDS encoding bifunctional 4-hydroxy-2-oxoglutarate aldolase/2-dehydro-3-deoxy-phosphogluconate aldolase; the protein is MDLLAELRRRKVLAIIRADGPDRALDCIRTLVGAGITTLEVSLTTPGGAEAIAKARTEFDPSVLIGAGTVVTAAQADEVAAARAGFVVTPGITRGAHRSVELGLPLLCGALTPTEIIAALDLGALAVKIFPAKVYGPSYFRELRGPLPGAPLIAVGGVDAAITPEYLAAGALAVGVGSPLLGDAGTGGSQQQLATRATDFLKAVADA